In Propionicimonas paludicola, a single window of DNA contains:
- a CDS encoding HAD-IC family P-type ATPase yields the protein MTTQVAPVAGLSGAEVAERIAAGQVNTLPPRSGRTTWDIIRANVFTRINFLLMVLFVIVLSTGSLGNALFGFLIIINSGIGAFQELRAKRTLDNLAVVGEGKPLVRRDGVAAELPRDQVVLDDIIEIGPGDQIIVDGIVVEASYLEVDESLLTGESDAVLKQPGDEVMSGSFVVSGVGAFRATRIGLESYAAKLTAEASKFSLVKSELQTAINQILRLVTWLLIPVGAATVWVQWTQNPGAPWQEIVLRMSGALVPMVPEGLVLLTSLAFAVGVIRLGQLNVLVQELPAIEGLARVDVVCADKTGTLTENGLQFSRIEPLDEADSARLEQALAQVAAADPRPNASMQALTHALSPAAEPWTVAAMAPFTSAKKWSGVSFAGQGNWVIGAPDVLADPTTAVAQRAEEVGLSGRRVLLLGESDLLVDDPAAPGTVTPRALVVLEQKVRPEAAGTLAYFAEQNVAVKVISGDNAKSVGAVTGSLGVAATEVIDARTLPDDPEEFADRVESAGVFGRVTPQQKRQMVAALQSRGHNVAMTGDGVNDVLAIKDSDLGVAMGSGAAATRSVAQIVLLNDDFATLPHVVAEGRRVIGNIERVANFFLTKTMYSLVLALLVALWRLPFPFVPMHISFIGWYTIGIPAAILALAPNGERARPGFLKRVLSFSMPVGLVIGLTTFGTYLVSLQSVTDEASATQASTATLIAVMIAGGWAMIAIARPYQWWKIAMIATMITLAVLTVFWLPGWYAQMLPVWPWLATADPQLDPSNVAMNLNAVWFGLGAAVLVEAMWWISGRVTGLHRRVFGSLGDR from the coding sequence ATGACGACGCAGGTGGCCCCGGTGGCCGGACTCAGCGGTGCCGAGGTTGCCGAACGAATCGCTGCCGGTCAGGTCAACACCCTGCCGCCGCGCTCGGGACGGACGACCTGGGACATCATCCGGGCCAACGTCTTCACCCGAATCAACTTCCTGCTGATGGTGCTGTTCGTGATCGTGCTCAGCACCGGCAGCTTGGGCAACGCGCTGTTCGGCTTCCTGATCATCATCAACTCCGGGATCGGTGCCTTCCAGGAACTGCGCGCCAAGCGCACCCTGGACAACCTGGCCGTGGTCGGCGAAGGCAAACCGCTGGTCCGCCGGGACGGGGTGGCTGCCGAACTGCCGCGCGACCAGGTCGTGCTGGACGACATCATCGAGATCGGCCCTGGCGACCAGATCATCGTCGACGGCATCGTGGTCGAGGCGTCCTACCTCGAGGTGGACGAGTCGCTGCTCACTGGCGAGTCGGACGCCGTGCTCAAGCAGCCCGGCGACGAGGTGATGTCGGGCAGCTTCGTGGTGTCCGGCGTCGGTGCCTTCCGCGCCACCCGGATCGGCCTGGAGTCCTACGCGGCCAAGCTCACCGCCGAGGCCAGCAAGTTCTCCCTGGTGAAGTCGGAGCTGCAGACCGCGATCAACCAGATCTTGCGGCTGGTCACCTGGCTGCTGATCCCGGTCGGGGCGGCCACCGTGTGGGTTCAGTGGACGCAGAACCCCGGGGCACCCTGGCAGGAGATTGTCCTGCGGATGTCCGGCGCTCTGGTGCCGATGGTCCCCGAAGGGCTGGTGCTGCTCACCTCGCTGGCCTTCGCGGTGGGCGTGATCCGGCTCGGCCAGCTGAACGTCCTGGTTCAGGAGCTGCCGGCCATCGAGGGCCTGGCCCGGGTGGACGTGGTCTGCGCCGACAAGACCGGCACTCTGACCGAGAACGGCCTGCAGTTCAGTCGTATCGAGCCTCTGGACGAGGCCGACTCTGCCCGGCTCGAGCAGGCTCTGGCCCAGGTGGCCGCCGCCGACCCTCGTCCCAATGCGTCAATGCAGGCCCTCACCCATGCGCTGTCGCCGGCCGCCGAGCCCTGGACGGTTGCGGCCATGGCGCCGTTCACCTCGGCCAAGAAGTGGTCCGGCGTCAGCTTCGCCGGGCAGGGCAACTGGGTGATCGGCGCCCCCGACGTACTGGCCGATCCCACCACTGCGGTGGCGCAGCGAGCCGAGGAGGTCGGCCTCAGCGGACGACGCGTGTTGCTGCTGGGCGAGTCGGACCTCCTGGTCGATGATCCGGCCGCGCCCGGCACGGTCACTCCCCGAGCCTTGGTGGTCCTGGAGCAGAAGGTGCGGCCCGAGGCTGCCGGGACCCTGGCCTACTTCGCCGAGCAGAACGTCGCAGTCAAGGTGATCTCCGGTGACAACGCGAAGTCGGTGGGGGCGGTCACCGGATCCCTCGGCGTCGCGGCGACCGAGGTGATCGATGCCCGGACGCTGCCGGACGACCCGGAGGAGTTCGCCGACCGGGTGGAGTCGGCCGGGGTGTTCGGCCGGGTCACCCCCCAGCAGAAGCGGCAGATGGTGGCGGCTCTGCAGTCCCGCGGACACAACGTGGCCATGACCGGCGACGGCGTCAACGACGTCCTCGCCATCAAGGACTCCGACTTGGGCGTGGCCATGGGTTCGGGCGCCGCGGCCACTCGCTCAGTGGCTCAGATCGTCCTGCTCAACGACGACTTCGCTACCTTGCCGCATGTGGTGGCCGAGGGCCGCCGAGTGATCGGCAACATCGAGCGGGTCGCCAACTTCTTCCTGACCAAGACCATGTACTCGCTGGTGCTGGCTCTACTGGTGGCGTTGTGGCGGCTGCCCTTCCCGTTCGTCCCGATGCACATCTCGTTCATCGGCTGGTACACCATCGGCATTCCCGCAGCGATCCTGGCCCTGGCCCCGAACGGGGAGCGGGCTCGTCCCGGCTTCTTGAAGCGCGTGCTGAGCTTCTCGATGCCGGTGGGCCTGGTGATCGGCCTGACCACCTTCGGGACCTATCTGGTCTCGCTGCAGTCGGTCACGGACGAGGCCAGCGCCACCCAGGCCAGCACGGCAACCCTGATCGCCGTGATGATCGCCGGTGGCTGGGCCATGATCGCCATCGCCCGTCCATATCAGTGGTGGAAGATCGCGATGATCGCCACCATGATCACGCTGGCCGTCCTGACCGTCTTCTGGCTGCCCGGCTGGTACGCCCAGATGCTTCCGGTGTGGCCCTGGCTGGCCACCGCAGATCCGCAGCTGGATCCCAGCAATGTGGCCATGAACCTCAACGCGGTCTGGTTCGGGCTGGGAGCCGCAGTGCTGGTCGAAGCGATGTGGTGGATCTCCGGACGAGTGACCGGGCTGCACCGCCGCGTGTTCGGCTCGCTCGGCGACCGCTGA
- a CDS encoding polysaccharide pyruvyl transferase family protein, with the protein MLRAHQSPFESHSALHTLLRNRIGDNAGNLLFSHASHRLLSTPSTQIETSRLFHLSAEEVNEKYDAVVIPLANAFRKAFLPELERLTQLIEGLKVPVTVLGVNAQIRPSTGEPVGAIGEQVSAFVRAVLRTSPRVGVRGEQTAAYLKRLGFADQDVETIGCPSMFLYGPDLPTLRLGEFSQHSRVSLNLSPYAAGIDELVADHDRRYPNLAYTAQDIGTLWLLLAGEYESELKPKHGAPVHAHHPLLHSGRTYFPLNVPTWLDHLAGFDFSFGTRIHGNIAAVLAGTPAVVLTHDSRTAELADYHQLPHRRLGTAKGWDAERLYAETDLSTTAAAHPERWRRMAGFLSEQGLEHRYQDGVAEDDFDARLAQIRFPEVVRSDAVDFWHTTAAKGFRALRTVVRRVRGSAGGGTRTS; encoded by the coding sequence TTGCTGCGCGCCCATCAGAGCCCTTTCGAGAGCCACTCCGCGCTGCACACCCTGCTGCGCAACCGGATCGGCGACAATGCCGGGAACCTGCTGTTCTCGCACGCCAGTCACCGGCTCTTGTCGACCCCGTCCACCCAGATCGAGACTTCCCGGCTGTTCCACCTCAGTGCGGAGGAGGTGAATGAGAAGTACGACGCGGTCGTGATTCCCCTGGCCAACGCCTTCCGCAAGGCCTTCCTGCCCGAGCTCGAACGGCTCACCCAGTTGATCGAGGGGCTGAAGGTTCCGGTCACCGTCCTGGGCGTGAACGCTCAGATCCGCCCGTCCACCGGCGAGCCGGTGGGTGCCATCGGCGAGCAGGTGTCTGCTTTCGTCCGGGCCGTGCTGCGCACCTCGCCGCGGGTGGGCGTCCGTGGCGAGCAGACCGCCGCCTACCTGAAGCGGCTGGGCTTCGCAGATCAGGACGTCGAGACGATCGGCTGTCCGTCGATGTTCCTCTACGGCCCCGACTTGCCCACGCTGCGCCTGGGCGAGTTCTCGCAGCACAGCCGAGTCTCACTCAACCTCTCGCCGTACGCCGCCGGCATCGATGAGCTGGTTGCCGACCACGATCGGCGCTACCCGAACCTGGCCTACACCGCTCAGGACATCGGCACCCTGTGGTTGCTGCTGGCCGGCGAGTACGAGTCCGAGCTGAAGCCCAAGCACGGGGCCCCGGTGCACGCGCATCATCCTCTGCTGCACTCGGGACGCACCTACTTCCCGCTGAACGTCCCCACGTGGCTCGACCATCTGGCGGGCTTCGACTTCTCGTTCGGGACCCGGATCCACGGGAACATCGCTGCTGTGCTGGCGGGCACTCCAGCTGTTGTCCTCACCCATGACTCGCGAACCGCCGAGTTGGCCGACTATCACCAGCTCCCACATCGACGTCTCGGCACCGCCAAAGGCTGGGACGCCGAGCGGCTGTACGCAGAGACCGACCTCTCGACCACCGCGGCCGCCCATCCCGAGCGCTGGCGCCGGATGGCCGGCTTCCTGTCCGAGCAAGGTCTGGAGCACCGCTACCAGGACGGTGTCGCAGAGGACGACTTCGACGCCCGGCTGGCTCAGATCAGGTTCCCTGAAGTGGTCCGCTCGGATGCCGTCGACTTCTGGCACACGACCGCCGCCAAGGGCTTTCGGGCGCTACGCACAGTCGTCCGCCGGGTTCGCGGCTCGGCGGGCGGCGGGACTCGGACGTCCTGA
- a CDS encoding 3-isopropylmalate dehydrogenase, whose product MNQAPKPVISVVAGDGIGPEVVAEGLKVLCKTVGDDTFDFVHHDLGAERWQRTGEVLPAADLEQLAAAQAIILGAVGAAPGSKAIPSGLLERGLLLKLRFEFDQYVNLRPSKLYPGVPTPLAESVTSRGPIDFVVVREGTEGLYCGNGGAFRAGTDYEVATEVSINTAHGVERVIRDAFVRAEQRRGKVTMVHKHNVLVNAGGLWNRLFQTVAAEHPGVTTDYLHVDAATIALVQDPQRFDVLVTDNLFGDILTDLAAAVTGGIGLAASANINPDGTFPSMFEPVHGSAPDIAGQGIADPTATILSMALLLDHLGRSDDARRIEAAVDADMAERGATKRPTSVIGDDIAARLK is encoded by the coding sequence GTGAACCAAGCTCCCAAGCCAGTCATCTCAGTTGTCGCAGGCGACGGTATCGGCCCGGAGGTCGTGGCCGAAGGCCTGAAGGTCCTGTGCAAGACCGTCGGGGATGACACCTTCGACTTCGTCCACCACGATCTGGGCGCCGAGCGCTGGCAGCGCACCGGTGAGGTGCTCCCGGCCGCCGATCTCGAGCAGCTGGCCGCCGCGCAGGCGATCATCCTGGGCGCGGTGGGAGCCGCACCGGGTTCCAAGGCCATCCCGTCCGGCCTGCTGGAGCGCGGGCTGCTGCTGAAGCTGCGCTTCGAGTTCGACCAGTACGTGAATTTGCGCCCGTCCAAGCTGTACCCCGGGGTCCCCACCCCGCTGGCCGAGTCGGTCACCTCGCGCGGCCCCATCGATTTCGTGGTGGTTCGCGAAGGCACCGAGGGCCTGTACTGCGGCAATGGCGGCGCCTTCCGGGCCGGCACCGACTATGAGGTGGCCACCGAGGTCTCGATCAACACCGCCCACGGCGTGGAGCGGGTGATCCGGGACGCCTTCGTCCGCGCCGAGCAGCGCCGGGGCAAGGTCACCATGGTGCACAAGCACAACGTCCTGGTGAACGCCGGCGGGCTGTGGAACCGGCTGTTCCAGACTGTGGCCGCCGAGCACCCCGGGGTCACCACCGACTACCTGCACGTGGACGCAGCCACCATCGCGCTCGTCCAGGATCCGCAGCGCTTCGATGTGCTGGTCACCGACAACCTGTTCGGCGACATTCTGACCGATCTGGCCGCCGCAGTGACCGGCGGGATCGGCCTGGCCGCCTCCGCCAACATCAACCCGGACGGCACGTTCCCGTCCATGTTCGAGCCGGTGCACGGCTCGGCACCCGACATCGCAGGCCAGGGCATCGCCGATCCGACCGCGACCATCTTGTCGATGGCCCTGCTGCTGGATCACCTGGGCCGGTCCGACGATGCTCGCCGGATCGAGGCGGCAGTCGATGCCGACATGGCCGAGCGTGGCGCGACCAAGCGTCCGACCTCGGTGATCGGCGATGACATCGCCGCTCGGCTAAAGTAG
- a CDS encoding branched-chain amino acid aminotransferase yields MSLTYPLTRNPQPKTPDQVASVLADPGFGNYFTDHMAVATWTADAGWTDSEIRPYGPFHIDPAGAVLHYGQEIFEGLKAYRHADGSIHLFRPEANARRLQTSAARMMLPSLEIEDFFTAVTELVTVDAHWVPDAEGEKSLYLRPFMFADEVFLGVRAAQRVTFSVIASPSGPYFAGGVKPVDIWVTDSYARAGAGGTGAAKCGGNYAASLIAQYEGYQHGCSQVLFIEASGKDRVEELGGMNVFLVTADGTLITPALTGTILEGVTRSSVLTLAGELGLTTEERQVTPDELFTGIREGRITEAFSCGTAAVVTPIGSFRTAEGEWRLPENGLPATLAIRNAILDIQYGRVADTRGWMRRVV; encoded by the coding sequence ATGTCGCTGACCTATCCGCTGACCCGCAATCCCCAGCCCAAGACCCCAGACCAGGTGGCGTCCGTCCTGGCCGATCCGGGTTTCGGCAACTACTTCACCGACCACATGGCAGTAGCCACCTGGACGGCCGATGCGGGTTGGACCGACAGCGAGATTCGGCCCTACGGCCCCTTTCATATCGATCCGGCCGGCGCGGTGCTGCACTACGGCCAGGAGATCTTCGAAGGTCTGAAGGCCTACCGGCATGCCGACGGCTCGATCCATCTGTTCCGGCCCGAGGCCAACGCCCGTCGGTTGCAGACCTCGGCGGCCCGGATGATGCTGCCCAGCCTGGAGATCGAAGACTTCTTCACTGCGGTCACCGAGCTGGTCACGGTGGACGCCCACTGGGTGCCCGACGCGGAGGGGGAGAAGAGCCTCTACCTGCGTCCGTTCATGTTCGCCGATGAGGTGTTCTTGGGGGTGCGGGCCGCACAGCGGGTCACCTTCTCGGTGATCGCCTCCCCGTCGGGCCCGTACTTCGCCGGTGGGGTCAAGCCGGTCGACATCTGGGTGACCGACTCCTACGCCCGGGCCGGAGCCGGCGGCACCGGTGCGGCCAAGTGCGGCGGCAACTACGCCGCGTCTCTGATCGCCCAGTACGAGGGCTACCAGCACGGCTGCTCGCAGGTGTTGTTCATCGAGGCCAGCGGCAAGGACCGGGTCGAGGAACTCGGCGGCATGAACGTGTTCCTGGTCACCGCGGACGGCACGCTGATCACCCCGGCGCTGACCGGGACGATCCTGGAGGGAGTCACCCGCTCGTCGGTGCTGACCCTGGCAGGGGAGCTCGGCCTGACCACCGAGGAGCGCCAGGTCACTCCCGATGAGCTGTTCACCGGCATCCGCGAAGGGCGGATCACCGAGGCGTTCTCCTGTGGCACGGCCGCTGTGGTCACCCCGATCGGCAGCTTCCGGACGGCCGAGGGCGAGTGGCGGCTTCCGGAGAACGGACTTCCGGCCACCCTGGCGATCCGCAACGCCATCCTCGACATCCAGTACGGACGGGTGGCTGACACCCGCGGCTGGATGCGCCGAGTGGTCTGA
- the tpx gene encoding thiol peroxidase yields the protein MATLEHRGKTVHSIGELPQVGLQLPTFSLVGADLVDFGPEIAAGRRLVLNIFPSVDTSVCATSVRRFNELASGLPDTLVLCVSADLPMAASRFCAAEGLANVVTGSTFRSTFGADYGLTLVDGPMRGLLSRAVIVADAEGTIRHTEQVANISTEPNYDAALAALA from the coding sequence ATGGCAACTCTGGAACACCGCGGCAAGACCGTCCACAGCATCGGCGAACTCCCCCAGGTCGGCCTCCAGCTGCCTACCTTCAGCCTTGTCGGAGCCGATTTGGTGGACTTCGGACCGGAGATCGCGGCCGGCCGACGGCTGGTCCTGAACATCTTCCCGAGTGTTGATACCTCGGTCTGCGCAACCAGCGTCCGCCGCTTCAACGAGCTGGCCTCCGGGCTTCCGGACACGCTGGTGCTGTGCGTGTCGGCAGATCTACCGATGGCCGCCTCACGGTTCTGCGCGGCTGAAGGCCTGGCCAACGTGGTCACGGGCTCGACCTTCCGCAGCACCTTCGGCGCCGACTACGGGCTCACTCTGGTCGACGGCCCGATGCGTGGCCTGCTGTCGCGCGCGGTGATCGTGGCCGATGCCGAGGGCACCATTCGCCACACCGAGCAGGTCGCCAACATCAGCACCGAGCCGAACTACGACGCAGCGCTGGCCGCCCTGGCCTGA
- the cimA gene encoding citramalate synthase, giving the protein MTIPPAAPDTFHVYDTTLRDGAQQEGMQLTVHDKLRIARYLDQLGVGYIEGGWPGANPNDTAFFAAAAEGQLTLRNATLVAFGATRKAGTFAADDPQVQALLDAKTEVVCIVAKSHDEHVLRALRTTLAENLAMIADTVSHLVAHGRRVFVDAEHFFDGYRANPEYALEVVRTAADAGAEVVVLCDTNGGMLPSWMADVVSAAAQIGVDLGIHCHNDTGCAVANTVAAVEAGVMHVQGTVNEYGERTGNANLVTVIANLQLKYGWPLVPPSALAEATRITHAIAGITNLPLSNRQPYVGSSAFAHKAGLHASAIKVDSNLYQHIDPMLVGNDMRMLVSDMAGRASVQMKGSSLGYDLSNRDLAARITEAVKARELDGYSYESADASFELLLRSEMGLTDEFFEVLAWRVFTTHEVKPEGDSEATVKLRAKGISHILVGEGHGPLNALDVALRGALTPAYPQVDNFELTDFRVRILDQGHGTDAIVRTLIDLTDGERTWTTVGVGTNVIEASWEALYDGYRWGLLKRD; this is encoded by the coding sequence ATGACGATCCCGCCAGCGGCGCCGGATACCTTCCACGTCTACGACACCACCCTGCGCGATGGTGCTCAGCAGGAAGGAATGCAGCTCACCGTCCACGACAAGCTGCGAATTGCGCGCTACCTGGATCAGCTCGGCGTCGGTTACATCGAGGGCGGTTGGCCGGGCGCCAATCCGAACGACACGGCCTTCTTCGCTGCGGCCGCCGAAGGCCAGCTCACTCTGCGCAACGCGACGCTGGTCGCCTTCGGGGCCACCCGCAAGGCCGGCACCTTCGCCGCGGACGATCCGCAGGTGCAGGCGCTGCTCGACGCCAAGACCGAGGTGGTCTGCATCGTGGCCAAGTCGCACGACGAGCACGTCCTGCGGGCACTGCGGACGACGCTGGCCGAGAACCTGGCCATGATCGCTGACACCGTCTCGCATCTGGTCGCCCACGGACGGCGGGTCTTCGTCGACGCCGAGCACTTCTTCGACGGCTACCGGGCCAACCCCGAGTACGCGCTCGAGGTCGTCCGCACCGCGGCCGACGCCGGTGCCGAGGTGGTCGTGCTGTGCGACACCAACGGCGGGATGCTGCCCAGTTGGATGGCCGACGTGGTCAGCGCCGCCGCCCAGATCGGGGTCGACCTGGGCATCCACTGCCACAACGACACCGGCTGCGCCGTGGCCAACACGGTGGCCGCCGTCGAGGCCGGCGTGATGCACGTCCAGGGCACCGTCAACGAGTACGGCGAGCGGACCGGCAACGCCAACTTGGTCACGGTGATCGCCAACCTGCAGCTGAAGTACGGCTGGCCGCTGGTGCCTCCGTCGGCGCTGGCCGAGGCCACCCGGATCACCCACGCCATTGCCGGGATCACCAACCTGCCACTGAGCAACCGGCAGCCGTATGTGGGCAGCTCGGCCTTCGCGCACAAGGCCGGCCTGCATGCCTCGGCCATCAAAGTGGACTCGAACCTCTACCAACACATCGATCCGATGCTGGTGGGCAACGACATGCGAATGCTGGTCTCGGACATGGCCGGACGGGCCAGCGTCCAGATGAAGGGCTCCTCGCTGGGCTACGACCTGTCCAACCGCGATCTGGCGGCTCGGATCACCGAGGCGGTCAAGGCCCGCGAGCTGGACGGCTACTCCTACGAGTCGGCCGACGCCAGCTTCGAGCTGCTGCTGCGCAGCGAGATGGGGCTGACTGATGAGTTCTTCGAAGTGCTGGCCTGGCGGGTGTTCACCACTCACGAGGTGAAGCCGGAGGGCGACTCCGAGGCAACCGTGAAGCTGCGGGCCAAGGGGATCTCGCACATCCTGGTCGGCGAGGGCCACGGTCCGCTGAACGCCCTGGACGTCGCGCTGCGCGGCGCGCTCACCCCGGCCTACCCGCAGGTGGACAACTTCGAGCTCACCGACTTCCGGGTCCGGATCCTCGACCAGGGCCACGGCACCGACGCCATCGTCCGCACCCTGATCGATCTGACCGACGGGGAGCGGACCTGGACCACGGTCGGGGTCGGCACCAACGTGATCGAGGCCTCCTGGGAGGCGCTCTACGACGGCTACCGCTGGGGCCTGCTCAAGCGCGACTGA
- a CDS encoding thymidine phosphorylase, with the protein MTSAAFDAVELIRLKRDGGRLPEAGIDWLIDAYTHGSVTDEQMAAMAMAIFFRGLNPDELSRWTNAMIASGERMSFARLSRPTVDKHSTGGVGDKITLPLAPLVAACGAAVPQLSGRGLGHTGGTLDKLEAIPGWRAALSNDEMLAQLEDVGAVICAAGSGLAPADKKLYALRDVTGTVESIPMISASIMSKKIAEGTASLVLDVKTGAGAFMKRREDSQALARTMVEIGKAAGVRTVALITAMDTPLGRTAGNGLEVAESVEILAGGGPSDVRELTLALATEMLACAGIDADPAQVLDSGKAMDTWKAMIRAQGGDPDAPLPVARHTEVIPAAADGYLTRLDAMAVGLAAWRLGAGRAKQGDPVQAAAGVTWHASVGDRVSAGQPLFTLHTDTPERLERAVQAIADAAEISAEPVARGDIVLERIS; encoded by the coding sequence GTGACTAGCGCAGCATTCGACGCAGTGGAACTGATCCGGCTCAAGCGTGACGGCGGCCGGTTGCCCGAGGCCGGAATCGACTGGCTGATCGACGCCTATACCCACGGCAGCGTCACCGATGAGCAGATGGCCGCAATGGCCATGGCGATCTTCTTCCGCGGGCTGAACCCCGACGAACTGAGCCGCTGGACCAACGCCATGATCGCCAGCGGCGAGCGGATGAGCTTTGCCCGCCTGAGCCGTCCGACCGTCGACAAGCACTCCACCGGCGGCGTCGGGGACAAGATCACTCTGCCGCTGGCCCCGCTGGTGGCCGCCTGCGGCGCGGCCGTCCCCCAGTTGAGCGGACGCGGCCTGGGCCACACCGGCGGCACCCTGGACAAGCTGGAAGCCATCCCCGGCTGGCGAGCCGCGCTGAGCAATGACGAGATGCTCGCCCAGCTCGAGGACGTCGGCGCGGTGATCTGCGCGGCCGGCTCCGGGCTGGCCCCGGCGGACAAGAAGCTTTACGCACTGCGGGACGTCACCGGCACGGTCGAGTCGATCCCGATGATCTCGGCCTCGATCATGAGCAAGAAGATCGCCGAGGGCACCGCCTCGCTGGTGCTGGACGTGAAGACCGGCGCCGGCGCCTTCATGAAGCGCCGCGAGGACTCCCAGGCGCTGGCCCGCACAATGGTCGAGATCGGCAAGGCCGCCGGAGTGCGCACAGTGGCCCTGATCACCGCCATGGACACCCCGCTGGGCCGCACGGCCGGCAACGGCCTGGAAGTGGCCGAGTCGGTCGAGATCCTGGCCGGCGGCGGCCCGTCCGATGTGCGCGAACTGACCTTGGCCCTGGCCACCGAGATGCTGGCCTGCGCCGGCATCGACGCCGACCCGGCCCAGGTGCTCGACTCCGGCAAGGCCATGGACACCTGGAAGGCCATGATCCGCGCCCAGGGCGGCGACCCGGACGCCCCGCTGCCGGTGGCCCGGCACACCGAGGTGATCCCAGCGGCCGCCGATGGTTACCTGACCAGGCTGGACGCCATGGCCGTCGGCCTGGCCGCATGGCGACTGGGTGCCGGACGGGCCAAGCAGGGCGATCCGGTGCAGGCCGCGGCCGGCGTCACCTGGCATGCCAGTGTCGGAGATCGGGTGAGTGCCGGCCAGCCGCTGTTCACGCTGCACACCGACACTCCGGAGCGGCTCGAGCGAGCCGTACAGGCGATCGCCGATGCCGCCGAGATCAGCGCCGAGCCGGTGGCTCGCGGCGACATCGTGCTGGAGCGGATCAGCTAG